The Deinococcus hopiensis KR-140 genome has a window encoding:
- a CDS encoding cobalt-precorrin-7 (C(5))-methyltransferase, producing MPPRDALPRTTRGQAPLAVRGPSPELPHVPCLLRPPAGVGFFVLPLPLPCPHAGAHHALFSTCPQPPGVPRSAAHLPKPRNERSLRLVVPVIVCVGAGPGHLDFLTRRGAELVSNADVVAGFDAVVDVVRPLLLNEQQVVTMGYSDQVAKLAEVAELHQAGKNCVVVLMGDVHFSGFQFLERVETACGHRVETVAGISSAQMLASKGRVCFDETTFLTFHRRGNLTPFKTHLREVLRGGRNAIVIPRPWDFMPGDVAAYLLAGGASAAHQVEVWENLSRDEAEWRGTLAEMEGRKFSDMSIVLIRALTPMPTGLEGEQ from the coding sequence ATGCCCCCCAGGGACGCCCTGCCACGCACAACACGTGGCCAGGCACCTCTCGCCGTCAGAGGGCCATCTCCCGAGCTGCCGCATGTTCCGTGCCTGCTCCGGCCCCCGGCTGGAGTGGGTTTTTTCGTGCTCCCACTCCCGCTGCCCTGCCCGCACGCCGGAGCTCACCATGCCCTTTTCTCCACCTGCCCCCAGCCACCTGGGGTCCCCCGATCTGCCGCCCATCTCCCAAAGCCCCGAAATGAGCGTTCTCTCCGCCTGGTGGTCCCCGTGATCGTCTGCGTCGGGGCGGGTCCCGGCCACCTCGATTTCCTGACGCGCCGGGGCGCGGAACTGGTGTCCAATGCCGATGTCGTCGCAGGATTTGACGCCGTGGTGGACGTGGTGCGGCCGCTGCTCCTGAATGAACAGCAGGTGGTCACCATGGGCTACAGCGATCAGGTGGCAAAACTGGCGGAAGTCGCGGAGCTTCATCAGGCGGGGAAGAATTGCGTGGTGGTGTTGATGGGCGACGTCCACTTCAGCGGCTTTCAGTTTCTGGAACGGGTGGAAACGGCCTGCGGACACCGGGTAGAAACCGTGGCCGGCATCTCCAGCGCGCAGATGCTCGCCAGCAAGGGACGGGTGTGCTTCGACGAGACCACCTTCCTGACCTTTCACCGCCGGGGTAACCTGACGCCCTTCAAGACGCACCTGCGCGAGGTGCTGCGCGGGGGGCGGAACGCTATCGTCATTCCCCGTCCCTGGGACTTTATGCCGGGGGACGTCGCGGCGTATTTGCTCGCAGGTGGGGCAAGCGCTGCGCACCAGGTGGAGGTCTGGGAGAACCTTTCCCGTGATGAGGCCGAGTGGAGGGGCACCCTGGCCGAGATGGAGGGCCGCAAATTCTCGGACATGAGCATCGTGCTTATCCGCGCCCTGACGCCCATGCCCACGGGTTTGGAGGGAGAACAGTGA